One window of Maribacter algicola genomic DNA carries:
- a CDS encoding outer membrane beta-barrel protein, with protein MKKTLFLTVMLLTGLTAMAQSGSGFGIKGGLNYAGNGNYFDSTRDAFENPDKNLGYHLGIFGKLGGKIYVRPELVYTKISSTYENDDFKMSKLDAPVLLGINVIGPLHVFAGPSFQYILDTEFDGVTLGNVENDFTVGLNIGAGVNLGKLGIDLRYERGFSENEVNFINTTGGIPTGDRIDTRPDQLILSLSLKI; from the coding sequence ATGAAAAAAACACTTTTTCTTACTGTTATGCTCTTGACCGGTCTGACCGCAATGGCACAAAGTGGCTCCGGTTTCGGAATAAAGGGAGGTTTAAATTACGCAGGTAATGGAAACTATTTTGATTCTACACGTGACGCCTTCGAAAACCCCGATAAAAATTTAGGATACCATTTGGGTATTTTCGGGAAATTAGGAGGTAAAATCTATGTGAGACCTGAATTGGTATACACCAAAATATCCTCCACGTATGAGAACGATGATTTTAAAATGAGTAAACTTGATGCTCCCGTTCTATTGGGTATCAATGTCATTGGTCCTTTACATGTATTTGCGGGACCCTCTTTCCAGTACATTTTGGACACCGAGTTTGATGGCGTGACCTTAGGTAATGTAGAGAACGATTTTACCGTTGGCCTAAATATTGGTGCCGGCGTGAATTTGGGCAAGTTGGGAATCGATTTGCGCTATGAACGAGGATTTAGTGAAAACGAGGTCAACTTCATCAACACTACAGGTGGTATACCCACAGGTGATAGAATCGACACTAGACCGGACCAACTTATATTAAGTCTGTCCTTAAAGATTTAA
- a CDS encoding shikimate kinase, protein MKIILIGYMGSGKTTIGKRLSNYLEVKFLDLDDYIEEAEEMSIREIFKNRGEVYFRKKETEYLREVLDQNEDFVLSVGGGTPCFGINMQLINDATPNSVYIKSDLNVLSDRLMKEKEKRPLIADIAPEEFQEFIAKHLFERSFFYNQAHHTISNQNKTVEEVVIEIQKVLV, encoded by the coding sequence GTGAAAATCATACTGATAGGTTACATGGGGAGTGGAAAGACAACAATTGGTAAAAGGTTGTCCAATTACTTGGAAGTTAAATTTTTAGACTTGGATGATTATATTGAGGAGGCCGAGGAAATGTCCATAAGGGAAATTTTCAAGAATAGGGGGGAAGTCTATTTCAGAAAAAAGGAAACCGAGTACTTGAGGGAAGTTTTAGATCAAAATGAGGATTTCGTCCTATCGGTAGGTGGGGGCACTCCTTGTTTTGGCATCAACATGCAATTGATCAATGATGCAACTCCAAATTCTGTATATATAAAATCAGATTTGAATGTTTTAAGTGACAGGCTCATGAAGGAAAAGGAGAAGCGTCCTCTAATAGCGGATATAGCTCCTGAAGAATTTCAGGAATTTATAGCAAAGCATCTTTTTGAAAGAAGTTTTTTTTATAATCAAGCGCATCACACAATCTCCAATCAGAATAAAACAGTGGAGGAGGTAGTAATTGAAATTCAAAAGGTACTAGTCTAA
- a CDS encoding phosphoribosyltransferase domain-containing protein produces MQQQILNHQQIQHKIERIAYQIYETNVSEKEIVIAGIDGGGLLFAKKIMDVLKKITEAEIILCKVMMDKKDPLKSGVSTSLAENDYANKSVVLVDDVLNSGTTLIYGVHHFLKTPLKQLKTAVLVNRNHKKYPVKADYKGISLSTSLQEHVNVLFEPKKNRVYLD; encoded by the coding sequence ATGCAACAACAAATATTGAACCATCAACAGATTCAGCACAAAATTGAACGGATTGCCTATCAAATTTACGAGACCAATGTTTCAGAAAAGGAAATTGTAATAGCCGGCATTGATGGCGGAGGACTTCTTTTTGCTAAAAAAATAATGGACGTCCTTAAAAAAATTACGGAAGCCGAAATAATTCTTTGCAAAGTTATGATGGATAAAAAGGACCCACTGAAAAGCGGTGTATCCACGTCTTTAGCAGAAAACGACTATGCCAATAAGTCGGTCGTATTAGTAGATGATGTGCTGAACTCTGGCACCACATTGATTTATGGTGTGCATCACTTTCTTAAAACCCCGCTTAAACAATTAAAGACCGCGGTTTTGGTCAATAGAAATCATAAAAAATACCCTGTGAAGGCCGATTATAAAGGAATTTCCCTTTCCACTTCCTTACAGGAACATGTAAACGTGCTCTTTGAACCCAAGAAAAACAGGGTTTATTTAGACTAG
- a CDS encoding RNA-binding S4 domain-containing protein: MRIDKYLWSTRYFKTRNIATIACKKGQVKINDQTAKPSREIFPMDKIIVRKNQIDYELTVLDIPESRVGAKLVDIYRKDTTPKEAFDHQELLQYSKEYYRKKGTGRPTKKDRREIDDYLDINEEDDE; encoded by the coding sequence ATGCGTATTGATAAGTACCTTTGGAGTACCCGTTATTTTAAGACAAGAAATATTGCCACCATTGCCTGTAAAAAAGGTCAGGTCAAAATTAATGACCAAACAGCAAAGCCTAGTAGGGAAATATTTCCTATGGATAAAATAATCGTTCGTAAAAACCAAATTGATTACGAACTTACCGTTTTGGATATTCCAGAAAGCAGAGTAGGTGCCAAATTGGTGGATATCTACAGAAAGGACACTACGCCTAAGGAAGCTTTTGACCATCAGGAACTTTTACAATATTCCAAGGAATATTACCGTAAAAAAGGAACGGGTAGGCCTACCAAGAAAGATCGTAGGGAAATCGATGACTATTTGGACATCAATGAAGAAGATGATGAGTAA
- a CDS encoding FKBP-type peptidyl-prolyl cis-trans isomerase: MKFKNIVILTVVFVTIWSCKKDDDSPGTIVPPRSIIEVAAEDDAEIREFLSTHFFNYEDFQNPPEGFDFKIRFDTIAGENETKTSILDSGSLPGIEFGMETITVESASFGVSDEEIAEHTLYYLVVRQGSSENTPTIGDNVLLRYEGTLLDGTLFDASSNQPISFNLSGVVRGFGNGMEYFKTGTDLMLNEDGTVAYSDYGIGAIFIPSGLAYFNRGSGSAIAAYTPLIFKVDAFAYEKDTDFDGDGIPSILEDIDGDGNLNNDNTDGDTEFNVFLANYNDTDDDGDGIPTREEIVLDEEGKFVEFKDTDGDGTPDHLDRDS, encoded by the coding sequence ATGAAATTCAAAAACATTGTAATTCTTACCGTTGTTTTCGTAACGATTTGGTCCTGTAAAAAGGATGATGATTCGCCGGGGACGATAGTTCCTCCAAGATCCATCATAGAAGTTGCCGCTGAGGATGATGCCGAAATACGGGAGTTTTTAAGTACCCATTTTTTTAACTATGAGGATTTTCAAAACCCGCCAGAAGGATTCGACTTTAAAATACGATTTGATACGATAGCCGGGGAAAATGAAACAAAGACCTCCATATTAGATAGTGGTTCCTTACCGGGTATAGAATTCGGGATGGAAACGATTACCGTGGAGTCGGCTAGTTTTGGGGTAAGTGATGAAGAGATTGCGGAACATACACTATATTATCTTGTAGTAAGACAAGGATCCTCAGAGAATACACCTACGATAGGTGATAATGTGCTTTTGAGATATGAAGGAACACTTTTAGACGGTACATTATTTGACGCATCCAGTAATCAACCGATTTCATTTAACTTATCAGGAGTTGTACGAGGGTTTGGTAATGGTATGGAATATTTTAAAACGGGTACCGATCTAATGTTGAATGAGGACGGCACGGTAGCTTATTCGGATTATGGTATAGGAGCTATTTTTATACCATCTGGTTTGGCCTATTTTAATCGTGGTTCAGGTTCTGCTATTGCCGCTTATACACCGTTGATTTTTAAGGTTGACGCATTTGCTTATGAAAAGGATACGGATTTTGATGGAGACGGTATACCTTCTATTCTGGAGGATATTGATGGTGATGGAAACTTAAACAACGATAATACGGATGGAGATACCGAGTTTAATGTTTTTTTGGCGAACTATAACGATACAGACGACGACGGTGATGGTATACCCACTAGAGAGGAAATCGTGCTGGACGAAGAAGGGAAATTTGTGGAGTTTAAGGACACGGATGGGGATGGTACCCCAGATCATTTGGATAGAGATTCATAA
- the tgt gene encoding tRNA guanosine(34) transglycosylase Tgt, with product MKFTLHKTDSQSKARAGTIVTDHGKIETPIFMPVGTVASVKGVHQKELKEEINPDIILGNTYHLFLRPKTDILQKAGGLHKFMGWDRNILTDSGGYQVYSLSGNRKIKEEGVKFKSHIDGSMHMFTPENVMEIQRVIGADIIMAFDECTPYPCDYNYAKRSMHMTHRWLDRCIGHLEKTPFVYDYSQSFFPIVQGSTYKDLRRQSAEYIANAGAEGNAIGGLSVGEPAEEMYGMTEVVCEILPEDKPRYLMGVGTPINILENISLGIDMFDCVMPTRNARNGMLFTAHGTINIKNKKWEDDFSPIDEMGTTFVDREYTKAYLRHLFVANEYLGKQIATIHNLGFYLWLVRQARKHILDGDFYTWKNSMVKQMDRRL from the coding sequence TTGAAATTTACACTACATAAAACCGATTCTCAGAGCAAGGCTAGGGCGGGAACTATTGTAACCGATCATGGTAAGATTGAAACCCCTATTTTTATGCCCGTTGGAACGGTAGCATCTGTCAAGGGGGTACATCAAAAGGAGCTCAAGGAGGAGATAAATCCGGATATTATTCTGGGCAACACCTATCACTTGTTTCTAAGGCCAAAGACCGATATTCTTCAGAAGGCGGGCGGTCTTCATAAATTCATGGGATGGGACCGAAACATTTTGACCGATAGTGGAGGCTATCAGGTGTACTCGCTGTCCGGAAACCGAAAAATAAAGGAAGAAGGGGTGAAGTTCAAATCCCACATTGATGGTTCAATGCATATGTTCACACCTGAAAATGTCATGGAAATCCAACGTGTAATTGGCGCGGATATCATCATGGCCTTTGATGAGTGCACCCCTTATCCCTGTGATTATAATTATGCCAAGCGTTCCATGCACATGACCCACCGATGGTTGGACCGATGTATCGGCCATTTGGAAAAAACCCCTTTTGTCTACGACTATTCCCAGAGCTTTTTCCCCATAGTACAAGGTTCTACCTATAAGGATTTACGTAGACAGTCCGCCGAATATATAGCGAACGCGGGTGCTGAGGGAAATGCCATCGGCGGACTTTCTGTTGGGGAACCTGCCGAGGAAATGTACGGCATGACCGAGGTGGTCTGTGAAATCCTTCCCGAGGACAAACCCAGATATTTAATGGGGGTGGGTACTCCCATAAACATCTTGGAAAATATTTCCCTGGGAATTGATATGTTCGATTGTGTAATGCCGACCAGAAACGCAAGAAATGGGATGCTTTTTACGGCACATGGCACCATCAATATAAAGAACAAAAAATGGGAGGATGATTTTTCGCCCATTGATGAAATGGGAACTACCTTTGTTGATAGGGAATACACCAAGGCCTATTTAAGACATTTGTTCGTGGCGAATGAATATTTGGGAAAACAAATCGCTACAATTCACAATTTAGGATTCTATCTTTGGTTGGTACGTCAAGCAAGAAAGCATATTTTGGACGGGGATTTTTATACTTGGAAGAATAGCATGGTAAAACAAATGGACAGAAGACTGTAG